One Falco naumanni isolate bFalNau1 chromosome 12, bFalNau1.pat, whole genome shotgun sequence genomic region harbors:
- the YPEL5 gene encoding protein yippee-like 5 produces the protein MGRIFLDHIGGTRLFSCANCDTILTNRSELISTRFTGATGRAFLFNKVVNLQYSEVQDRVMLTGRHMVRDVSCKNCNSKLGWIYEFATEDSQRYKEGRVILERALVRESEGFEEHVPSDNS, from the exons ATGGGAAGAATTTTTCTGGATCACATTGGTGGCACTCGCCTGTTTTCCTGTGCAAACTGCGACACCATTCTGACCAACCGCTCTGAGCTCATCTCCACTCGTTTTACAGGGGCCACAGGGagagcatttctttttaacaag GTGGTAAATCTGCAGTACAGCGAAGTGCAGGATCGGGTCATGCTCACTGGCCGCCACATGGTGCGAGACGTGAGCTGCAAGAACTGCAACAGCAAACTCGGTTGGATCTATGAATTTGCCACCGAAGACAGCCAGCGCTACAAGGAAGGCCGTGTTATCCTGGAAAGAGCGTTGGTCCGAGAGAGCGAAGGATTCGAGGAGCATGTTCCATCTGACAATTCCTGA